One part of the Mycolicibacterium aromaticivorans JS19b1 = JCM 16368 genome encodes these proteins:
- a CDS encoding TIGR03617 family F420-dependent LLM class oxidoreductase, whose translation MKVLTALFGPTDAVDRARALREAGASGVFTFEGPHDVFAPLTLAAGVGGLDLMTNVAIAFPRNPIQLAHQAYDHQLLAQGRFTLGLGTQVRAQIEKHYGAVFDKPVARMHELVRALRAIFATWETGERLDFRGEYYRHTLMTPMFNPGPNPFGPPPIYVGALGPRLTRATAEVADGLLVMPFGSAKFLRESTMPAVRDGLAAAGRSESSFAIVPEIILSAGEDHDATRRLLAFYGSTPAYRPVLDIHGWGDLQPELNSMSKQGKWQEMADLISDEVLHTIAACGTPKQIAAHIRGRVDGVGDTVCLYQPGPIATETLAEIVDELAR comes from the coding sequence GTGAAAGTTCTGACTGCCCTGTTCGGGCCCACCGATGCGGTCGATCGTGCCCGGGCCCTGCGCGAAGCCGGCGCCAGCGGTGTGTTCACCTTCGAAGGCCCGCACGACGTGTTCGCACCGCTGACGCTGGCCGCCGGCGTCGGCGGCCTGGACCTGATGACCAACGTGGCAATCGCGTTCCCGCGCAACCCGATCCAGTTGGCCCACCAGGCCTACGATCACCAGCTGCTTGCCCAGGGCCGGTTCACCCTCGGACTGGGCACCCAGGTGCGCGCCCAGATCGAGAAGCACTATGGCGCGGTGTTCGACAAACCGGTCGCGCGGATGCACGAGCTGGTCCGCGCGCTGCGGGCAATCTTTGCCACCTGGGAGACCGGCGAGCGACTGGATTTCCGCGGCGAGTACTACCGCCACACCTTGATGACACCGATGTTCAATCCTGGCCCGAATCCCTTTGGGCCGCCGCCGATTTACGTCGGTGCGCTGGGACCTCGGCTCACCAGGGCGACCGCGGAGGTGGCGGACGGACTGCTGGTGATGCCGTTCGGCTCGGCGAAGTTCCTGCGCGAGTCGACGATGCCCGCGGTGCGCGACGGGCTCGCCGCGGCCGGACGGTCCGAGTCGTCGTTCGCGATCGTGCCCGAGATCATCCTGTCCGCGGGCGAGGATCACGACGCGACGCGGCGGCTGCTGGCGTTCTACGGATCCACCCCGGCGTACCGCCCGGTGCTCGACATCCACGGCTGGGGTGATCTGCAGCCCGAGCTGAATTCGATGTCCAAGCAAGGCAAATGGCAGGAGATGGCCGACCTCATCAGTGACGAGGTGTTGCACACCATCGCGGCGTGCGGCACACCCAAGCAGATCGCCGCACACATCCGGGGTCGGGTGGACGGCGTCGGCGACACTGTCTGCCTGTATCAGCCGGGACCGATCGCCACCGAGACGCTGGCCGAGATCGTCGACGAGCTGGCCCGCTAG
- a CDS encoding flavin monoamine oxidase family protein: protein MVGYDVVVIGAGFAGLAAARELVKHGHEVLVLEGRDRVGGRSSTVSLAGVPVDLGGTFVGPTQDAVLALADELGCRTSPTYHDGANLIRWRGRVRSYRGTIPKVSLFGLLDIGRIQWQVERLGRGIDIAQPWTSAKAKRLDATSLGGWLRSVGASASSHDLMAIMSRVTWGAEPDAVSMLHAVRYVKAAGGLDRMLDVVGGAQQDHFPGGTQQIADAMAAELGDRVRLSAIATRIEWSDDAVAVTSSAGVVEARRVIVAIPPAHRLNIDVAPAPPIGYQQLAQSWPQGALSKAYVAYRRPFWRDKSLSGQALSDEGPVFITFDVSPGDDGPGILLGFADSRGFDALGAEERRKQALGCFSALFGPDAENPIDYLDHCWGAETFAPGGPTAAVPPGSWTEFGSLLREPVGPLHWAGTETADEWTGFLDGAVRSGRRAAAEVVAALRS, encoded by the coding sequence GTGGTGGGTTATGACGTAGTGGTGATCGGCGCGGGCTTCGCAGGCCTGGCAGCCGCACGGGAACTGGTCAAACACGGGCACGAGGTGCTGGTGCTGGAGGGCCGCGACCGCGTCGGCGGACGCTCGAGCACCGTATCGCTGGCCGGTGTTCCCGTCGACCTCGGCGGCACCTTCGTCGGCCCCACCCAGGATGCGGTGCTCGCGCTGGCCGATGAGCTCGGCTGCCGAACCTCCCCCACGTACCACGACGGCGCCAATCTCATCCGCTGGCGAGGCAGGGTGCGCTCCTACCGCGGCACGATTCCCAAGGTGTCGCTGTTCGGACTGCTCGACATCGGCCGGATCCAATGGCAGGTCGAGCGACTGGGCCGCGGCATCGACATCGCCCAACCCTGGACATCGGCCAAGGCCAAGCGGCTCGACGCGACGTCGCTCGGTGGCTGGTTGCGCTCGGTGGGCGCGAGCGCGTCGTCGCACGACCTGATGGCCATCATGTCTCGGGTCACCTGGGGGGCGGAGCCCGACGCGGTGTCGATGCTGCATGCGGTGCGCTACGTCAAGGCAGCCGGGGGGTTGGACCGCATGCTCGACGTGGTCGGCGGCGCCCAGCAGGACCACTTCCCCGGCGGCACCCAGCAGATCGCCGACGCGATGGCCGCCGAACTGGGTGACCGCGTGCGGCTGAGTGCGATAGCCACGCGAATCGAATGGTCCGATGACGCGGTCGCGGTCACGTCGTCAGCCGGCGTCGTCGAGGCTCGACGTGTAATCGTGGCGATCCCGCCGGCGCACCGGCTGAACATCGACGTCGCCCCTGCACCGCCGATCGGCTACCAGCAGCTGGCCCAAAGCTGGCCGCAGGGCGCCCTGAGCAAGGCGTACGTCGCGTATCGGCGCCCGTTCTGGCGCGACAAAAGCCTGTCCGGGCAGGCGCTGTCCGACGAGGGCCCGGTGTTCATCACGTTCGACGTCAGCCCCGGCGACGACGGCCCGGGAATCCTGCTCGGGTTCGCCGACTCCCGCGGATTCGACGCCCTCGGCGCCGAGGAGCGCCGCAAGCAAGCACTCGGCTGCTTCTCGGCGTTGTTCGGCCCGGACGCCGAGAACCCCATCGATTACCTCGACCACTGTTGGGGGGCCGAGACTTTCGCACCTGGCGGCCCGACCGCGGCGGTTCCACCCGGCTCCTGGACGGAGTTCGGCAGTCTGCTACGCGAACCGGTCGGACCGCTGCACTGGGCAGGCACCGAGACCGCGGACGAGTGGACCGGCTTCCTGGACGGCGCGGTGCGGTCCGGGCGGCGTGCGGCAGCGGAAGTGGTTGCGGCGCTTAGGAGCTGA
- a CDS encoding alpha/beta fold hydrolase, with product MSASRTAVKNGIDLPPSRTVEVRAADGTRLHTEVFGPDDGYPIVLAHGITCALRVWHQQIKDLSSDFRVIAYDHRGHGRSDVPRRSGYSLGHLAGDLDSVLTATLRPGERAVIAGHSMGGIAISSWADRYRHRVARRADAVALINTTTGDLLKEINLLRVPAMLAAGRSLAARHMIRTFGGAPLVWGAQPGSRWFVTMMAVGAGADPAIGKLVHDLFAETPAGGRGAWARVLVDEMNSRHIDLTGLTVPTLVIGSTDDRLLPMCQSRKIADAVPNLVDLVETPGGHCAILEHPDVVNGHLRTLISAVTAQRISS from the coding sequence ATGTCAGCGTCCCGTACGGCCGTCAAGAACGGTATCGACCTGCCGCCCAGCCGGACAGTTGAGGTGCGGGCCGCCGACGGCACCCGGCTCCACACCGAGGTGTTCGGCCCCGACGATGGCTATCCGATCGTGCTGGCCCACGGCATCACCTGCGCGCTGCGGGTCTGGCATCAGCAGATCAAAGATCTGTCCAGCGACTTCCGGGTAATCGCCTACGACCATCGCGGACACGGCCGCAGCGACGTCCCCCGGCGGTCCGGCTACAGCCTCGGCCACCTGGCCGGGGACCTGGACTCCGTGCTGACCGCGACCTTGCGTCCGGGCGAACGAGCGGTGATCGCGGGGCATTCGATGGGCGGCATCGCGATCAGTTCCTGGGCCGACCGCTATCGGCACCGCGTTGCCCGGCGTGCCGACGCCGTCGCGCTGATCAACACCACCACCGGCGACCTTCTGAAAGAGATCAACCTGCTGCGGGTGCCCGCCATGTTGGCGGCCGGCCGATCGCTCGCCGCACGTCACATGATCAGGACATTCGGCGGCGCGCCACTGGTGTGGGGCGCCCAGCCCGGCAGCCGCTGGTTCGTAACGATGATGGCCGTGGGTGCGGGCGCCGATCCGGCGATCGGCAAGCTGGTTCACGACCTGTTCGCCGAGACTCCGGCCGGCGGACGCGGGGCCTGGGCGCGAGTGCTCGTCGACGAGATGAATTCCCGCCACATCGACCTCACCGGCCTGACGGTGCCCACACTGGTGATCGGCAGCACCGACGACCGGCTGTTGCCGATGTGCCAGTCCCGTAAGATCGCCGACGCTGTGCCCAACCTGGTCGACCTGGTCGAGACGCCGGGCGGACACTGCGCGATCCTGGAGCATCCCGACGTCGTAAACGGGCACCTGCGCACACTGATCTCAGCGGTGACCGCGCAGCGCATCAGCTCCTAA
- the bluB gene encoding 5,6-dimethylbenzimidazole synthase, translated as MTEHAFTDAERRAVYRVIHERRDMRRFSPGASVPDAVLARLLAAAHAAPSVGLMQPWRFLRITDTGLRHKIHALVDEERRHTADALGARAEEFLALKVEGILDCAELLVVALGDGRENHVFGRRTMPQMDLASVSCAIQNLWLAARAEGLGMGWVSIFDPQRLGELLGIPAGGEPVAVLCLGPVPDFPDRPALELDEWTFGRPLAEFVSENRWS; from the coding sequence GTGACCGAGCACGCGTTCACCGACGCCGAACGCCGCGCCGTCTACCGCGTCATCCACGAGCGCCGGGACATGCGCAGGTTCAGCCCAGGGGCGTCGGTACCCGATGCGGTGCTGGCGCGGTTGCTGGCGGCCGCCCACGCCGCCCCCAGCGTCGGCCTGATGCAGCCCTGGCGGTTCCTGCGCATCACCGACACGGGGTTGCGGCACAAGATCCATGCTCTGGTCGATGAAGAGCGCAGGCACACTGCCGACGCTTTGGGTGCCAGGGCGGAAGAATTCCTCGCGCTCAAGGTGGAGGGCATCCTGGATTGCGCTGAATTGCTGGTGGTGGCGCTCGGCGACGGCCGCGAGAACCACGTCTTCGGCCGCCGCACGATGCCGCAGATGGACCTGGCTTCAGTGTCGTGCGCGATCCAGAACTTGTGGTTGGCAGCGCGAGCCGAGGGCCTCGGGATGGGCTGGGTGTCCATCTTCGATCCGCAGCGACTTGGCGAGCTACTGGGGATTCCCGCCGGCGGTGAGCCGGTGGCCGTCTTGTGCCTCGGCCCGGTGCCAGACTTCCCTGACCGCCCTGCGCTCGAACTCGACGAGTGGACGTTCGGGCGTCCACTCGCCGAATTCGTCAGCGAAAACCGTTGGAGTTAG
- a CDS encoding STAS domain-containing protein, translating to MHLIASNSTVDPPTDRLQLFAEWSNTTDVRVTAVGDVDMSTAREFTDYVFRRAGNCRHLTLDMTQVTFFDCAGISALECIEERCDEANVALEVEPAQCVSRVMSLCEQLCA from the coding sequence ATGCATTTGATCGCGTCTAATTCGACCGTTGACCCGCCTACAGACCGACTGCAACTCTTTGCAGAGTGGTCCAACACCACTGACGTTCGCGTCACCGCGGTTGGCGACGTCGACATGTCCACCGCCCGCGAATTCACCGACTACGTTTTCCGCCGTGCTGGTAACTGCCGACACCTCACTCTGGACATGACACAGGTGACATTCTTTGACTGCGCTGGAATTTCAGCGCTCGAGTGCATCGAAGAACGCTGCGATGAAGCGAACGTTGCACTCGAAGTCGAACCAGCACAATGTGTTTCGCGTGTCATGTCGCTCTGCGAGCAACTGTGCGCCTAA
- a CDS encoding serine/threonine-protein kinase, whose product MTGHEMLVDRYAIHGVLGRGGMAEVREGWDTRLNRPVAIKLLHPTLSADPGIRHRFEDEARSAARLCHQNIVTVYDFGEHQGAPFIVLERLPGQTLADIIAGGPMPVSHVRSMLDDVLAGLGVAHAAGVLHRDIKPGNILVSAPGDSMKVADFGIAKTAGAAHTMTGQIVGTMSYMSPERVAGAPASVGDDLYAVGLMGYEALVGRRAFPQDNPAALAHAIMDSTPAPVAAVRSDVDPVLAAVIDRAIARNALQRFASAEHMRAALAGDQRALRGDAVSAGSRPGTKVLEGHPIPSAPYRPQPPRQRVRTYGIAAGVLGVLAVSAFALAMEPASSTPAPQPVSTSTPVVPTPSVAPPPSPVVEQPAPVQPPPGGPAGRGHGKGDNKRG is encoded by the coding sequence ATGACCGGCCACGAGATGCTCGTGGACCGCTATGCAATTCACGGTGTTCTCGGCCGCGGAGGCATGGCTGAGGTCCGCGAGGGATGGGACACCAGGCTGAATCGGCCGGTGGCCATCAAACTGCTCCATCCGACGCTGAGCGCCGATCCGGGCATTCGGCACCGGTTCGAGGACGAAGCCCGGTCAGCTGCTCGACTCTGCCACCAGAACATCGTCACGGTCTACGACTTCGGCGAGCACCAGGGCGCGCCGTTCATCGTGCTGGAACGCTTGCCGGGGCAGACACTGGCCGACATCATCGCCGGCGGGCCGATGCCCGTGTCGCACGTGCGCTCCATGCTGGACGACGTCCTTGCCGGTCTCGGTGTGGCCCATGCGGCAGGGGTGCTACACCGGGATATCAAGCCCGGCAACATCCTGGTCTCGGCCCCGGGTGACTCGATGAAGGTGGCCGACTTCGGTATCGCCAAGACCGCTGGTGCCGCGCACACGATGACCGGCCAGATCGTCGGGACGATGAGTTACATGAGTCCTGAGCGCGTCGCCGGGGCTCCTGCGTCGGTCGGCGACGACCTCTACGCCGTCGGCCTGATGGGCTATGAAGCGCTCGTGGGCAGAAGGGCGTTCCCGCAAGACAACCCCGCCGCGTTGGCGCACGCGATCATGGACAGCACACCTGCGCCCGTCGCGGCGGTGCGTAGCGATGTGGATCCAGTGCTCGCCGCAGTTATCGACCGTGCCATCGCCCGAAATGCGTTGCAGCGCTTTGCTAGTGCCGAACACATGCGCGCCGCCTTGGCCGGCGATCAGCGGGCGCTGCGCGGCGATGCCGTCTCGGCGGGGTCTCGACCGGGAACCAAAGTCCTTGAAGGACATCCGATTCCATCCGCCCCCTACCGGCCGCAGCCACCTCGGCAGCGGGTGCGCACGTACGGAATCGCGGCGGGCGTCCTTGGTGTTCTCGCCGTCTCGGCGTTCGCCTTGGCGATGGAACCGGCGTCGTCGACGCCGGCACCGCAACCAGTCAGCACCAGCACCCCCGTCGTCCCAACGCCGAGCGTCGCACCGCCGCCGAGCCCGGTCGTCGAGCAGCCTGCCCCCGTGCAACCCCCGCCGGGAGGACCTGCCGGCCGCGGGCACGGAAAGGGCGACAATAAGCGGGGCTAG